A region from the Salvia splendens isolate huo1 chromosome 15, SspV2, whole genome shotgun sequence genome encodes:
- the LOC121766836 gene encoding protein FAR1-RELATED SEQUENCE 5-like has product MDDNVLEDHIPKIGMEFETEVEAYDFYMKYAKVTGFGTRKLSAHRDRITGNILDISFCCCREGFRATNNRCVTIKNPRPEIRCGCKALMKINCRYSGKFRIVKFVEEHNHDLCDPEKSYMFRCFRQMSNIQQTQVDVAQSCGLAPKKIIDVMAKEAGGIQHLGFTHIDLKNYLRTKRTLEIKQGDSGGVLQYLQRMISEDPHFYYAIQLDVEDLITNIFWTDGRMIQDFGHFGDVVCFDTTYRKHRDGGPIALFVGVNHHKQTTVFGAALLYDETIETFEWLFDAFEDAMMGKRPKTILTDQDQAMSSALASKWPSTYHRLCVWHIFQNAAIHLSNVFASFKNTFAADFSHCVYDFEEESEFLDAWNEMLEKYNLQDNQWLKRMFSLREKWALVYGRNTFCADMVSTQRSECMNVVVKHYVNYKNNIVEVFHHFQRLIDDRREKESPEDFKNAQSSPVMTFPLEILKHAATVYTHKIFALFSEELRKTIESKIEGESQLETSVIYKVRPFHRANEHMVTYDSIEGSIFCSCRKFEFSGILCSHSLKILTFMNVVQIPDKYILKRWTKHAKGGTSRVCDVGVVTVDEKIRKKQRYRELCNSFMRVEIKAAESEDSYTSALDCLLKMENSVDGMIGKANNVTIEAKDGDVVVDDETNESQIKGLKPKGRVTYHSCKRPKNALEQAISRKRKPKPKETKSGS; this is encoded by the coding sequence ATGGATGACAATGTATTAGAAGACCATATTCCTAAGATAGGAATGGAGTTTGAAACAGAAGTTGAGGCATATGATTTCTATATGAAATATGCTAAGGTAACAGGTTTCGGAACTCGAAAACTATCTGCTCACAGAGATCGAATTACGGGCAACATCTTGGACATTAGTTTTTGCTGTTGCAGGGAAGGTTTTAGAGCAACAAACAATAGATGTGTTACAATTAAGAATCCTCGTCCTGAAATTAGGTGTGGATGTAAGGCTTTGATGAAAATCAATTGTAGGTATAGTGGAAAGTTTCGGATTGTGAAGTTTGTCGAGGAACACAACCATGATTTGTGTGATCCGGAAAAATCTTACATGTTTAGATGTTTTAGACAAATGTCTAATATTCAGCAAACACAAGTTGATGTTGCTCAGAGTTGTGGGTTGGCTCCAAAGAAAATAATAGATGTAATGGCAAAGGAAGCAGGCGGAATACAACATCTTGGTTTTACTCATATTGATTTGAAGAACTATTTGAGAACTAAGAGGACTTTGGAGATtaaacaaggagatagtggaggTGTTTTACAGTATTTACAGAGGATGATAAGTGAAGATCCACATTTTTACTATGCTATTCAATTGGATGTGGAAGATTTAATTACCAATATATTTTGGACCGATGGTAGAATGATACAAGATTTTGGTCATTTTGGTGATGTTGTTTGCTTCGATACTACATATAGAAAACATCGAGATGGCGGACCAATTGCTTTGTTCGTCGGTGTAAATCATCATAAACAAACAACTGTGTTTGGTGCAGCATTATTGTACGACGAAACAATTGAAACCTTTGAATGGTTGTTTGATGCATTTGAAGATGCTATGATGGGAAAACGACCAAAAACCATTTTAACGGATCAAGATCAAGCAATGAGCTCTGCTTTAGCTTCCAAGTGGCCATCAACTTACCATCGCTTGTGTGTTTGGCATATTTTTCAGAATGCAGCAATTCATCTTTCCAATGTTTTTGCGAGTTTCAAGAACACCTTTGCAGCTGATTTTAGTCATTGTGTGTACGACTTTGAAGAAGAATCAGAATTCCTTGATGCATGGAATGAAATGTTGGAGAAATACAACCTACAAGATAATCAATGGTTGAAGAGAATGTTTTCTCTAAGAGAAAAATGGGCATTGGTTTATGGAAGAAATACATTTTGTGCTGATATGGTTTCTACTCAACGAAGTGAGTGCATGAATGTTGTTGTGAAGCATTATGTAAATTACAAAAACAATATTGTCGAGGTGTTCCATCATTTTCAAAGGTTGATAGATGATCGTCGTGAGAAAGAGTCGCCAGAAGATTTCAAGAATGCTCAAAGTTCTCCTGTTATGACATTTCCATTAGAAATATTGAAGCATGCGGCTACCGTATATACACATAAGATATTTGCATTGTTTAGTGAGGAGTTGAGGAAGACAATTGAAAGCAAGATTGAAGGTGAGAGTCAACTTGAAACTTCTGTGATATATAAGGTCAGACCATTTCATCGGGCTAATGAACATATGGTCACATATGATTCCATTGAAGGTTCCATTTTTTGCAGCTGTAGAAAGTTTGAATTCTCAGGTATTTTATGCTCACATAGTCTAAAAATCTTAACATTTATGAATGTTGTTCAAATACCCGATAAATATATCTTAAAGCGATGGACCAAACATGCAAAGGGTGGAACATCAAGAGTTTGTGATGTAGGAGTTGTCACTGTTGatgaaaaaataagaaagaagcAGCGGTATAGAGAGTTGTGTAACTCTTTCATGCGTGTGGAAATAAAAGCAGCTGAGAGTGAAGATAGCTACACTTCTGCTTTAGATTGTCTCTTGAAAATGGAAAACAGTGTGGATGGAATGATAGGGAAGGCAAATAATGTGACAATTGAGGCAAAGGACGGAGATGTTGTAGTTGATGATGAAACCAATGAAAGTCAAATTAAAGGCTTGAAACCTAAAGGGAGAGTTACATATCATTCATGTAAGAGGCCGAAAAATGCTTTGGAACAGGCTATTAGTAGAAAACGAAAACCAAAGCCAAAAGAAACAAAGAGTGGTTCGTAA